The DNA sequence TTTGCCTGGGATCTTCGCCGATGTCGTGGATGAGGAGGGCCGATCGTGTCCGCCAGAGGTTCCCGGCTATCTGATCCTGACGCGCCCATGGCCCTCGATGTCGCGCACGATTTGGGGAGATCCGGAGCGATACGTGCAGGTCTACTGGTCGCGCTTCCCAGGCGTCTATTTCACAGGAGATGCTGCCGTCAGAGATAAGGACGGATACTTCTGGCTGCTCGGACGCGTGGACGATGTCATCAACGTCGCCGGACATCGGTTGAGCACGATGGAGTTGGAGAGCGTGCTGGTGGAGCATCCGGCCGTCGCTGAAGCCGCCGTCATTGGAAGATCGGACGAGGTCAAGGGACAAGTCCCTGTCGCCTTCGTCACGATCCGGGAGGGAGTTCCAATAACGGCCGAACTTGGGGACGCCTTGAAGAATTATGTCGTCACCCGCATCGGCGCGCTGGCACGTCCGGCCGCTGTGTTCTTCACGGCCGAGCTTCCGAAGACGCGTTCGGGGAAGATCATGCGGCGGCTCTTGCGCGACATCTCCGAAGGACGTGTCCTGGGCGATACGACGACCCTCGCCGATCCCATGGTGGTGCAGCGCCTGAAGCAAATGTACGAGGAACAATACGGAGAAGGGAGTTAGCTCGGAAGCCCCTTGCAAGTTCAAGGAGGGAAGTCCTTCGGGACTTTCCTCCTCTGCACGGCGTCGTGCGCTTCCGCTCCTGGAAGAGAGCGCATCGAACTTTCATTCCTCAATTTCGTGCGGCGTTTCGCGAAGGATCATTTCGGCGAGTCGTCCCGAACTTGATACACGAGCGCTCGTCCCGTTCGTTGCAAGCTCAAACAGGTGCTGGGTCCAGACGCCCGACGGTCGCGGAGCGCTCTGCTCCGTAGCCCTTTTGATCTGCAATGCTAGTAGCTGAATGAACCTCGACCGGCGTCCCGGATCATCCGACAGCGCGTATCGTGGCGAAACCGGGCCGCCTCGTGTACACTTCTCCCCCTATGAAGAGGTGGCTCGTTCTCATTCTTCTGCTTTCGCTCACCAGTGTGGCCTTCGGCCAGGAAGGGCCCTCGAACGCAGAGCATCACCAGGTGGTCGCGCGCGTGCTCCTCTCATTGATCTTGATCTTGCTCGGGGCGAAACTCGGGGGCGAGATCTTCGAACGCCTCCGCCAACCAGCAGTTCTTGGGGAGTTGATCGTGGGCATGCTCCTGGGGAATCTCTCGCTTCTGGGCTTTCACGGGCTCGATTTCCTAAAGAACGAGGAGATCCTGGCGATTCTCGCCGAATTGGGGGTCATCCTGTTGCTCTTCGAGGTCGGATTGGAATCGGACATCGCGGAGATGAAAGCCGTAGGGCTCTCAGCATTCTCAGTGGCGGTCGTGGGAGTCATCACGCCCTTTCTCCTCGGATGGGGCGTTTCGTCCTGGCTCCTGCCAGGAGCGCACCGGCTCGTGCATGTCTACGTGGGCGCTGTGCTCTGCGCGACGAGCGTAGGGATCACGGCCCGCGTGCTCCGAGATCTGGGAAAGCTGGCGACGTCGGAGGCGCGCATCATCCTCGGAGCGGCGGTGATTGATGACGTCTTAGGGCTCCTTGTGCTCGCCATCGTCAGCGGGATGATTCGCGCGGCCAATCGGGGAGCGACGGAGCTGCCGATTGGGAGTCTCCTGTGGATCGTCGCGAAATCCGTGGGCTTCCTCTTCGGCGCTATCTGGATCGGCCAACGCCTCTCTCCGAGACTCTTTCACCTGGCCTCGAAGCTGCGCGTGCATGGGATGCTTTTGGTGACGAGCCTCTCCTTCTGCTTCCTGATGGCCTATGTGGCCAGCGCCATCGGTCTGGCGACGATTGTCGGCGCATTCGCGGCTGGTTTGTTGCTCGATCGGGTGCACTACCGCGATTTCCTGGATCGGGGAGAGCATGGGTTGGAAGAGGCCTTGCGTCCTCTCACAACGGTCTTCGTCCCCGTCTTCTTTGTGCTCATGGGGATCCGCGTGGACCTCTCCAGCTTCGGACGCACGGACATCCTTGGTTTCGCAGCGCTGGTGACCTTGGCGGCGATCCTCGGTAAGCAAGCTTGCGGATTGGCCGTGTGGGAGCGTGGGGTGAATCGGCTGGCCATCGGGCTGGGGATGATCCCTCGCGGCGAAGTCGGCTTGATCGTCGCGAGCATCGGCATGACGCTCACCGTGCAAGGGGAGCGGATCGTGACCCCCCCGATCTTCTCCGCGATCGTCATTATGGTGATGGTGACGACGCTGTTGACCCCACCTCTGTTGAAATGGGCCATCACACGCGCAGATGCTTTGACCACGGCCATCGAGAGCGCGCCCTCGGAATCGTCTGCTCGCTCGTGAGCGGTGCATGCGCTTGAAGGAACGACTCGCCTCGGCTAAAATTTCGGTTTGAACGAATTTCGGCAACACCCGAGCAAGGAGGTGGAGCGAGGATGCCAATCTACGAGTACGTTTGTGAGAGATGCGGCGCACACCTGGAAGTCCTTCAGAAGATGACGGACAAGCCGCTCAGGCGCTGCAAGAGCTGCGGAGGACGCTTGGAGAAGATCATCTCGCAGACCAGCTTCATCCTGAAGGGATCGGGATGGTACGTGACTGATTACGCGCGCAAGGAGCGTCGGGAGAAGGAGAGCAAGTCCTCCGAAGGAGATGGGAAGGCATCCAAGTCCGAGGAGTGACTCGATGCCCGGGCATCCGACGCTCGCCGATCGAATCCCTCTCGCGAATGAGGAACAGCGCATTGAGCGCTGATTCCTCGCGAGGAGAGGAACCGTTGACGCGAGGAACGGCGATGCCTCAGGTCCGCGCCAAAGTTCAGTGCGCGCCCGACGCCCTGAAGGGCAGTAGGAGTCGGTGGCTGATCGGCGGGAGTGTGCTCCTGCTCATGTTGGAATCGGTCTGGGGTAGTCCGCAAGCGGGACGTCGCGAGACGATGGAGCGGATAGGAGCCTCCGTTATCCTCAACGTGATCGTAGAACCCCGAAGCGGACAGAAGGAAGTCCAACTCACTCGTGACAAGCTCGAGCTGTACGATGCGGGAATCGAACAGCAGATCGAAGCTGTGCAGCCGGATTATTCAGCGGCGCGTATCGCGCTGCTTCTGGATGTGAGCGATTCGCTGCGCGCCGAGCTGGGACAACTGCTGCAGGTTGTGAAAGCGTTCGCGGCGAACCTCTACGAGGGCGATCAGATGATGCTCATCGCGTATGGCGAAGACCCCGAGGTCCTCGAAGAGTTCACGGGAGATCGCGGGAAGCTCGAACAAGCGGGATTGCGGCTGAAACGCACCGGCTCGACGAAGGTGCGCCTCTGGGATGCTCTGCAAGCGACGCTCGATGATGCCCTGCGCCTACAGGTGGGATACTCCAAGCGCATCATCGTGCTCGTCTCCGATGGCTTCGATCGGGAGAGTCAGATGCGCCCGGAGGTCGTGTTGGCCAACTTGGCGCGCGAGAACGTCCTCGTCTACGTCCTGCAAGCTGAAGATCGAACCCGCGGAGCGACGCGCCGACGGACGCTCAAACCGGAAGAGGCGGTCGCGCGACTTGTGCAAGGGACCGGCGGCAAGGCGTATCCACTCAAAGACGCCGAGCGCGCCGCTCGAGAGATCCTGGAGGAGTTGAGCGAGCGATGGTATCAGGTGATTTACAAACCGCAAGGTGTGAATCCGCTCAATCGGCGTCGCATTCTCCTTCTGGCGAACGATCCGATGCTCATCCTGAGGACAAAGGCCGAACATCCCGGGGAGAAGAATTGAGGCCTTCGACGGTCGCGCGCCCGGCGTCGCCTTCGGCCGACGAAGGCTCAACGCACATTTCCCTTTCCATGAAGGAGCGCCCGAGTCGGAGAGAACGCATGAGCAGAGGTCTTTGGCGTCGCATGCGACACTGGTTCGTTCACGAGCTAGCCGTGGATCTGGGCACGGCCAATACGCTGATCTACGGTCGCGGGCGCGGTCTCCTAGTGCGCGAACCGTCAGTCGTCGCCGTCAACAAGTACACGGGCGCGCTCGTGGCCGCCGGACGCGACGCGTTGATGATGCTCGGGCGCGAGCCGCGCGACGTCGTCGTGCAATATCCGATGCGCGACGGCACGGTCGCCGACGATCATCTCGCGACTCTGATGCTCGGAGCCTTTTTGAAGCGCGCTGGCGCGCAGGGCTTCGGACAGCGGATCCACGTTCTCGTGGGCGTTCCCAGTTCGGCGACCGATGTCGAACGGATGGCTGTGCGAGAGATCGTTCACCGAGCGGGTGCCGATCGCATCCAGCTCATCGAGGAAGGATTGGCCGTGGCCTTGGGCATCGAACTCCCCTTGTGGGATGGACACGCGCATATGATCGTAGACATCGGCGGCGGGACGACAGGGGTGAGCGTCGTCTCCGCTCATGGGCTGATCGTCGCGCGCGCTTTACGAATCGCTGGAAACGAGATGACCGAGGCGATCTTGGACTACGTGCAGCAGGAGCGCGGACTGCTCATCGGGCGACACGTGGCGGAAGAGGCTAAGCTCGCGTGTGCCTCGGCGCTTCCCTTCGTCGTTGGAGGGCGAAAGCGCCTGTTGGGGAAATCGGTGGTCACGGGCGAACTGGAGGAGATCGAGGTGACGGCTGAGGAAATCGCGCGCGCCATCGAGCGCCCAATCCGGATGATCGTCAACGCGGTGCGCACGGTCATCGAAGCTGTTCCTCCGGAGGTCGCCGCTGATATTCAGCGCTTTGGAATCGTCTTGACGGGAGGCGGGTCGCTCATCCGGCACTTGGATGACCGCCTGCGCGAGGAGCTGGATCTTCCGATCTCCCGCGCGGAACGACCGCTGGAGGCCGTGATCCTGGGTATGGCGAAGCTCCTCGAACGTCCGGAGCTGTGGGAGCAATTTCGCGTCGACTCTCCTTCGCCCGCGTGGGAGGAGACGATCCTCCCAGAAGACGCGCGCCCCTCTTCGCTGATTCCGATCTCCACGCGGACACAAGAACGTCCACGCCGTCGGCATGCGCTGCGAGGATGAAGTCTCTCATCCCCCCAACTGCCGCATCAAAACCTCTCGAATGAGAGCAACCCCCATTTGGGCGAGCACGCCGAATCCCCACACCGGGAGCACGATGGCCATAGCCGTCGAGCGAGAACACCGACAGAGCGCGCTGATTCCTCCAATGAGGACCGCTAGGTACCACACTTCGAAGACATTCGCCTGCTCGGCGAGCGCTGCCAGAGCCGCCTCCGAAGGGCGGACGAAGGCATCCAGTCCGATCGCCGGACGCAGCATGATCTCGCCCGTGAGGAGATAACGAAGCCAGAGGAGGAGATGGCGTAGCCCCTCCTCGAGCAACAGAACGATGTTCGCGGCGACGACCAGTGCGAAGAGCTTCTTCATCGGAGCCAGACGTACGCTCTCCCCATCGGCGCGCACCATCGGGCGAAGCACAAGCAGCCCCATGCCGAAGAGGAACGCCGCGGTGAACGCCCACTTGAGGAGTAGCGTGAGCGGGGAGAGGAGGATCTGAATCGGGCGCATGATCCGCGCCGTCTGCTCCAATTGCATCAACATGTCCGGGCTCAATCCGACCGGCGCCATCTGGGGGACGGCCCGAAGAAAAAGCGGGAGAGCGAGAAAATCCATCGCCATGAGCGCGCCGATGATCACAACAGCCGGAAATCGCCAGTTGGCGCGTCCCTCGTCAATGGCCGATGCCAAATCGCGTGGCGCCCAGAGCGCTCGAGCGAAAAGACGCAGGGAAATGGTGGCCGATGATTCGTTCACGTTCGATCTCCTCCGATGAGCTCTCTCCCACTTCATCGCACGAATTCGCGAACGCGCGCGAGCGTATACTCCTGACTTCGCTCTCCCGCGCGCCGATCGTGAATCACCCCCCGCTCGGTGATGAGGAACACGAGCGGAACGGCCATGAGCCAATCCCGATGCCGCTCAGCGAATGCCGGATCTGCGCTCACGGCGATCATCATGCGACGAAAGGCCCGCGTGCGCTGCCACGCATAGGTCTGTTCTTCCGAACCGAAGGAGAGGGCCACGCAATCGAGCTTCTCCACAGGGATCTCCACGCACACGCGCTCCAACCGTCCCAACTCGTTCTCGCATTGCGGGCAATCGGGTCGAAAGAGGACGAGGAGCGTCTTCCGCCCCGAGGGCACGCGCTGCAGCTCGAACGACCGATTGAGCGCGCGCACGGTGATCGAGGGGAACGTCCGGCCTGGACCGAGAGCGCGCTCTCGCTCGAGGGAATGGCGCAGGAGAACGAGGAACGCGATGAGGAGTCCCAAAGCCGTCCCGATGATGAACAGCGCTAGGAGTCGTCGTCCGCTCATCGCCCGGCGATCTCTTCAAAAGGCGACTCGTCGCTCGCGGCTGGTGCCGTCTCGATCGGCGCGCGGTCGCGCGGTGCCTGAGTCGCGAGCGCACGGCTTCGGTTGCTCACCGTTTGGATCACCCCGTAGGGGACCAAATGCATCGTACCATCCTCGTCGCGCAACTTCACCATGCGCATCCCCATCTCGACCACTTCGCCGGTGACGCCCGCAATGGTGACGCGATCGCCGATGGTGAACGCATCCTCAATGAGGAGGGCGATGCCCGTGAAGAAATCGCGAATCAGATTCTGCGCGCCGAAGGTCACGGCTAGCCCGGCGATCGCCCCTCCCGTGAGCAAGGATCCGGTGGAGACCCCCAACCGCCCCAGGATGATGAGGAACGCCGCGACCACAATGACGTACTTCAGCAAGCTCTGCAACATCATCAGGAGCGTGCGCGCGCGACGCTCCGCGGCCTCGCTCGTGATCATCCGCCCTTCCACCGGTCGCAGGATACGCGCCAGGATCTTTCGGCCAAGCAGCAAGGCGAGTCGCGCCAAGACCAGGATCAGGGCGATCTCCATGAGCTTGACGATCACGCGAAGCCACAACTCGATGGAGATGAGACGCTCCCAGAAAGGCTCGATCACGTTCATCGCTCCGATCTCGCTTCAGCTGGGGCGATGCCCGGGACAAAGCACTTTCGACAACGTGGCTCGTAGACGCCCGCGGCGCCGACGAGCACGCGCTCATCGCTTGGGACTAACCGTTGCGAATAGTTCGCCGGATTGCCGCATCGAACGCAGATGGCGAGCGTCTTGGTCACGTATTCGGCGATGGCCATCAGTTGCGGCATCGGCTCGAACGGTTGCCCGCGATAATCCTGATCGAGTCCCGCCACGATCACCCGCTTGCCGCGATTGGCCAATTCATTGCACACGTCCACCAGCTCGAGATCGAAGAACTGTCCCTCGTCAATGCCGACGACCTCCGTATCCGCATGCACGCGTTCGAGGATCTCGCGGGCGGAATTGACGACCTCCGCCTCCAACCTCCATTGACTGTGGGAGACGATCTCATGCTCGCTATACCGGGCATCCACGCGAGGCTTGAAAACCTGAACCTTCTGCCGCGCGATCTGCGCGCGCCGCAGTCGGCGGATCAGCTCCTCGCTCTTCCCACTGAACATCCCCCCGCTGATCACTTCGATCCATCCCACATCGCCTCGGACGATGTTCATCTCCCCTTCCCCTCCGGCGGGAAATTCTAGCACACCGCGGGCGCGCCGCTCTCACGGTCGAGCGCCGGACCGCTCGTAGACGATTCGTCCTCCCACGATCGTCATGTCCACTTCCGTCCGCAAGATCTCCGATGGGGGGATCGTCATGATGTCCCGAGAGAGGACGACCAGATCGGCTAACTTCCCCGGCTCCAGCGAGCCCTTCAAATGGTCCTCGAAGGCCGCATATGCCGCATCGAGCGTGAACGAGCGCAACGCTTCTTCGCGCGTCATCCGCTGCTCGGGATACCAACCGTTCGGAGGATTCCCCCGCTCATCTTGTCGCGTGATCGCGGCGTAAAATCCGAGCAGCGGATTCAGCGGTTCGACGGGAGCGTCCGAGCCATTGGCGATGCGCGCGCCGCTCGCGAGCAATTTTCGCCACACGTAGGCGCCTTCGCGCGTTCGCGCTTCCCCAAGGCGAGCCGGTACCCATGGCATGTCCGATGTCGCGTGGATCGCTTGCATCGAGGCGATCACACCGAGCTGAGCGAATCGCGGGATGTCCGCCTCGTCTAAGATCTGCGCGTGCTCGATCCGAAAGCGGTGATCCCGCACGTTCGGGAATTCGCGGAAGGCGCGCTCGTAAGCGTTGAGGACGACGCGATTGGCTCGATCGCCGATGGCGTGCGTGTTGACTTGAAATCCGGCGGCGAGCGCCTGTCGGGCGATGCGATAAATCTCCTCCTCGGAGAGGATGAGCAATCCCGTGTGTCCAGGTTCGTCCGCATATGGCTCCAAAAGCGCCGCGCCGCGCGATCCGAGGGCTCCGTCGGCGACGAGCTTGATCGCGCGAATCGTCAATTGATGATCGCCGAGACCGATCTCCGGCCCGCGTTGCAAATACTCGCGCAGCAGCGCTTCATCTCGCCCGCTGATCATCACGTAGAGCCGAAGCGTCAGCTTCCCCTCCCGCAGCAATTCCTTGTACAACTCGATGGCTTCGCGGCTCGCCCCGGCATCGTGAAAGCTCGTGATTCCCGAGCGCAAGCACTCCTCGATGGCCAATAGGATCGCCCGCTTGTTCTCCTCGCGGCTGCGCGGGGGGATATGGCGCGCCACCAGATTCATCGCTCGATCTATGAGCACGCCTGTTGGACGTCCCTGGGCATCGCGAATCACGCGTCCGCCTGGCGGATCGGCCGTCTCGCGCGTGATGCCCGCTATCTCCAACGCGCGCCGATTCGCCCAGGCGGCATGTCCATCCACGCGCGTCAGGTACACGGGATTCTGCGGCGCGACGCGATCCAATACCTCATGCGTGGGGAACTCGCGCGTCGGCCATTCGTTTTGATCCCACCCGCGACCGAGGATCCACTCCCCAGGCGACGCTTCCTTCACTTTTTGCGCAACACGTTGAGCGACCTCTTCGGCGCTTTTGGCCCCGCGGAGATCGAGGATGAGCCGGCTCTGCCCGAGCCCCAACAGATGTCCGTGCGACTCGATGAAGCCCGGCACGACGAGCCGTCCGTTCAACTCGATGACGCGCGTCCCCGGACCGATCAGCGTTTCGACCTCGCGGGCGCTTCCGACTCGAGCGATCCGAGACCCAATGATCGCAATCGCTTCCGCCTGTGGCTGCTTCGGATTCATCGTCACGATCTTCCCCCCGCGCAAGACGAGGTCCGCCCTCTCTTGAGCGAGCGTCCTCGCGCTCGCGAGCGCGAGGAGAAGGAACACGCCCCATTGCCATTTTCGATCCTTCATCTCCCTTTCCTCCTCACGAGAACGTTCGCTCCCTTTCACGCTTGGGCGAAGCGGCGAAATGTCGGCGCTCGGGCGCGCGAACGAAGCCGCACGCGCATCGAAGATCATGCGCAGCCGCCCGAAGCGTCCTCCGCCTTCCCCCAAAAGAGATCGCGATAGGTCTTCGCCGTTTTCAATCGGCTCTCGGCCAGACGATCGGCGACCACATTCGTCGGAAGGCCCTCGCGCTCGGCGAGCGCCAGGATCTCCCGCACGCGTTCGTAAATCTTCCTCACCTCGGCCTCGTTCTCTCGCTGCCCCCGCAAATAGAGATTCGCCCCGTGAATGAGGGCTCCGGCGTTGATCACGTAATCCGGGGCATACAGGATGCCGCGTTCTCGAAGCCTCCATCCGAGCGCTTCCTCCGCGAGCACATTGTTGGCCGAACCAGCGACAATGTGAGCGCGCAATTGGGCGATCGTTCGTTCGGTGAGAACACCTCCAACAGCACAAGGGCAGAAGACATCAGCGGGCGCATCGTAGATCTCCTGGGGAGGGACGATCCGAGCGCCAAACGCTCGCTCGGCCGCCCGCGCCCGCCGCTCATCCACGTCGGCGATGATCAAACGCGCTCCGGCTTCATAAAGCCGCCGGGCGATCGCCCAACCAACGCTTCCCACTCCTTGCACGGCGATCGTGAG is a window from the Blastocatellia bacterium genome containing:
- a CDS encoding cation:proton antiporter codes for the protein MKRWLVLILLLSLTSVAFGQEGPSNAEHHQVVARVLLSLILILLGAKLGGEIFERLRQPAVLGELIVGMLLGNLSLLGFHGLDFLKNEEILAILAELGVILLLFEVGLESDIAEMKAVGLSAFSVAVVGVITPFLLGWGVSSWLLPGAHRLVHVYVGAVLCATSVGITARVLRDLGKLATSEARIILGAAVIDDVLGLLVLAIVSGMIRAANRGATELPIGSLLWIVAKSVGFLFGAIWIGQRLSPRLFHLASKLRVHGMLLVTSLSFCFLMAYVASAIGLATIVGAFAAGLLLDRVHYRDFLDRGEHGLEEALRPLTTVFVPVFFVLMGIRVDLSSFGRTDILGFAALVTLAAILGKQACGLAVWERGVNRLAIGLGMIPRGEVGLIVASIGMTLTVQGERIVTPPIFSAIVIMVMVTTLLTPPLLKWAITRADALTTAIESAPSESSARS
- a CDS encoding zinc ribbon domain-containing protein — protein: MPIYEYVCERCGAHLEVLQKMTDKPLRRCKSCGGRLEKIISQTSFILKGSGWYVTDYARKERREKESKSSEGDGKASKSEE
- a CDS encoding VWA domain-containing protein; this encodes MTRGTAMPQVRAKVQCAPDALKGSRSRWLIGGSVLLLMLESVWGSPQAGRRETMERIGASVILNVIVEPRSGQKEVQLTRDKLELYDAGIEQQIEAVQPDYSAARIALLLDVSDSLRAELGQLLQVVKAFAANLYEGDQMMLIAYGEDPEVLEEFTGDRGKLEQAGLRLKRTGSTKVRLWDALQATLDDALRLQVGYSKRIIVLVSDGFDRESQMRPEVVLANLARENVLVYVLQAEDRTRGATRRRTLKPEEAVARLVQGTGGKAYPLKDAERAAREILEELSERWYQVIYKPQGVNPLNRRRILLLANDPMLILRTKAEHPGEKN
- a CDS encoding rod shape-determining protein — encoded protein: MSRGLWRRMRHWFVHELAVDLGTANTLIYGRGRGLLVREPSVVAVNKYTGALVAAGRDALMMLGREPRDVVVQYPMRDGTVADDHLATLMLGAFLKRAGAQGFGQRIHVLVGVPSSATDVERMAVREIVHRAGADRIQLIEEGLAVALGIELPLWDGHAHMIVDIGGGTTGVSVVSAHGLIVARALRIAGNEMTEAILDYVQQERGLLIGRHVAEEAKLACASALPFVVGGRKRLLGKSVVTGELEEIEVTAEEIARAIERPIRMIVNAVRTVIEAVPPEVAADIQRFGIVLTGGGSLIRHLDDRLREELDLPISRAERPLEAVILGMAKLLERPELWEQFRVDSPSPAWEETILPEDARPSSLIPISTRTQERPRRRHALRG
- a CDS encoding redoxin domain-containing protein is translated as MSGRRLLALFIIGTALGLLIAFLVLLRHSLERERALGPGRTFPSITVRALNRSFELQRVPSGRKTLLVLFRPDCPQCENELGRLERVCVEIPVEKLDCVALSFGSEEQTYAWQRTRAFRRMMIAVSADPAFAERHRDWLMAVPLVFLITERGVIHDRRAGERSQEYTLARVREFVR
- a CDS encoding mechanosensitive ion channel family protein; the protein is MNVIEPFWERLISIELWLRVIVKLMEIALILVLARLALLLGRKILARILRPVEGRMITSEAAERRARTLLMMLQSLLKYVIVVAAFLIILGRLGVSTGSLLTGGAIAGLAVTFGAQNLIRDFFTGIALLIEDAFTIGDRVTIAGVTGEVVEMGMRMVKLRDEDGTMHLVPYGVIQTVSNRSRALATQAPRDRAPIETAPAASDESPFEEIAGR
- a CDS encoding thymidine kinase, translated to MNIVRGDVGWIEVISGGMFSGKSEELIRRLRRAQIARQKVQVFKPRVDARYSEHEIVSHSQWRLEAEVVNSAREILERVHADTEVVGIDEGQFFDLELVDVCNELANRGKRVIVAGLDQDYRGQPFEPMPQLMAIAEYVTKTLAICVRCGNPANYSQRLVPSDERVLVGAAGVYEPRCRKCFVPGIAPAEARSER
- a CDS encoding amidohydrolase, giving the protein MKDRKWQWGVFLLLALASARTLAQERADLVLRGGKIVTMNPKQPQAEAIAIIGSRIARVGSAREVETLIGPGTRVIELNGRLVVPGFIESHGHLLGLGQSRLILDLRGAKSAEEVAQRVAQKVKEASPGEWILGRGWDQNEWPTREFPTHEVLDRVAPQNPVYLTRVDGHAAWANRRALEIAGITRETADPPGGRVIRDAQGRPTGVLIDRAMNLVARHIPPRSREENKRAILLAIEECLRSGITSFHDAGASREAIELYKELLREGKLTLRLYVMISGRDEALLREYLQRGPEIGLGDHQLTIRAIKLVADGALGSRGAALLEPYADEPGHTGLLILSEEEIYRIARQALAAGFQVNTHAIGDRANRVVLNAYERAFREFPNVRDHRFRIEHAQILDEADIPRFAQLGVIASMQAIHATSDMPWVPARLGEARTREGAYVWRKLLASGARIANGSDAPVEPLNPLLGFYAAITRQDERGNPPNGWYPEQRMTREEALRSFTLDAAYAAFEDHLKGSLEPGKLADLVVLSRDIMTIPPSEILRTEVDMTIVGGRIVYERSGARP
- a CDS encoding leucine dehydrogenase; translated protein: MTIWDAIRAHDFEQVIALNNNASGLRAFIVIHDTTRGPALGGIRVRPYASDVEALEDALRLARAMSYKAAMADLPCGGGKAVVIEHPEWDRASAMRALGRFIESLGGRFQTGRDLGLTEEDVRILREETQYIGCEGAEADEYTALGVIEGMRACVEHWMGARAGNPFAGLTIAVQGVGSVGWAIARRLYEAGARLIIADVDERRARAAERAFGARIVPPQEIYDAPADVFCPCAVGGVLTERTIAQLRAHIVAGSANNVLAEEALGWRLRERGILYAPDYVINAGALIHGANLYLRGQRENEAEVRKIYERVREILALAEREGLPTNVVADRLAESRLKTAKTYRDLFWGKAEDASGGCA